A single region of the Candidatus Deferrimicrobium sp. genome encodes:
- a CDS encoding ABC transporter ATP-binding protein, translating into MAFLDLKSINTYYGRSHILFDVSLSVEKGEVVSLIGRNGAGKSTTFRSIIGLTPPQAGEVVFKGERISGLRAFRICRKGVGFVPEDRRCFPDLTVRDNLEVAARREKEVPSPWTVDRIYALFPRLQEREKNLGSQLSGGEQQMLTIARTLMTNPEVLLLDEPSEGLAPLIVSLLAEMILQIRKEGVTVLLAEQNLHFCAKVSDRAFVIDKGSMKFEGTMKDLLANDEIKEKYLAV; encoded by the coding sequence ATGGCGTTTCTCGACCTGAAATCGATCAACACCTATTACGGGCGGAGCCACATTCTGTTCGATGTCTCGCTCTCCGTAGAAAAGGGGGAGGTGGTGAGCCTCATCGGCCGCAACGGCGCCGGGAAGAGCACCACGTTCCGCTCGATCATCGGGCTTACTCCGCCGCAGGCAGGCGAGGTGGTCTTCAAGGGGGAGCGGATCTCCGGCCTGCGGGCCTTCCGGATCTGCCGGAAGGGAGTCGGCTTCGTCCCCGAGGATCGGCGGTGCTTTCCGGACCTGACGGTCCGGGACAACCTGGAGGTCGCCGCTAGGAGGGAGAAGGAAGTCCCCTCGCCCTGGACGGTCGATCGCATCTACGCCCTCTTCCCGCGTCTGCAGGAGCGTGAGAAGAACCTCGGGAGCCAGCTGTCCGGGGGGGAGCAGCAGATGCTCACGATCGCCCGCACGCTGATGACGAACCCCGAGGTGCTCCTCCTCGACGAGCCGTCGGAAGGGCTGGCGCCGCTGATCGTATCCCTGCTGGCCGAAATGATCCTCCAGATCCGCAAGGAGGGGGTGACGGTCCTCCTCGCGGAGCAGAACCTTCACTTCTGCGCAAAGGTTTCGGACCGCGCCTTCGTGATCGACAAGGGGTCGATGAAGTTCGAGGGAACGATGAAGGACCTTCTGGCCAACGACGAGATCAAGGAAAAGTACCTTGCCGTCTGA